From the Macaca nemestrina isolate mMacNem1 chromosome 7, mMacNem.hap1, whole genome shotgun sequence genome, one window contains:
- the LOC105499589 gene encoding zinc finger homeobox protein 2 isoform X1, with protein sequence MATLNSASTTGTTPSPGHNGPSPPLDTSSSSIPSDPVTKDPPAAPSTSENMRYSEPGGQPLESGCGLIPPKEIGEPQEGPDCGHFPPNDPGVEKDKEQEEEEEGLPPMDLSNHLFFTAGGEAYLVAKLSLPGDSELLLPKGFPWGEVGIKEEPSLPFLAYPPPSHLTALHIQHGFDPIQGFSSSDQILSHDTSAPSPAACEERHGAFWSYQLAPNPPGDPKDGPMGNSGVNHVAVFWLCLLCRLGFSKPQAFMGHTQSHGVKLTPAQYQGLSDSPAVLQEGDEGCKALISFLEPKLPARPSSDIPLDNSSTVNMEANVAQTEDGPPEAEVQALVLLDEEVMALSPPSPSTATWDPSPTQAKESPVAAGEAGPDWFPEGQEEDGGLCPPLNQSSPTSKEGGTLPAPVGSPEDPSDPPQPYRLADDYTPAPAAFQGLSLSSHMSLLHSRNSCKTLKCPKCNWHYKYQQTLDVHMREKHPESNSHCSYCSAGGAHPRLARGESYNCGYKPYRCDVCNYSTTTKGNLSIHMQSDKHLANLQGFQAGPGGQGSPPEASLTPSAGDKEPKTKSSWQCKVCSYETNISRNLRIHMTSEKHMQNVLMLHQGLPLGLPPGLMGPGPPPPPGATPTTHPELFQYFGPQALGQPQTPLPGPGLRPDKPLEAQLLLNGFHHLGAPARKFPTPAPGSLSPDAHLPPSQLLGSSSDSLPTSPPPDDSPSLKVFRCLVCQVFSTDNLELLLYHCSIGRSLPEAEWKEVAGDTHRCKLCCYGTQLKANFQLHLKTDKHAQKYQLAAHLREGGGAMGTPSPVSLGDGAPYGSVSPLHLRCNICDFESNSKEKMQLHARGAAHEENSQIYKFLLEMEGAEAGAELGLYHCLLCAWETPSRLAVLQHLRAPAHRDAQAQRRLQLLQNGPAAEEGLAALQSILSFSHGQLRTPGKAPVTPLAEPPTPEKDAQNKTEQLASEETENKTGPSRDSANQTTVYCCPYCSFLSPESSQVRAHTLSQHAVQPKYRCPLCQEQLVGRPALHFHLSHLHNVVPECVEKLLLVATTVEMTFTTKVLSGPTLSPLDDGQEPPTHGPEPTPSRDQTAEGPNLTPEASPDPLPEPPLASVEAPDKPLGSPGQPPSPAPSPVSQPDAQAEDIAPPPTMAEEEEGTTGELRSAEPAPADSRHPLTYRKTTNFALDKFLDPARPYKCTVCKESFTQKNILLVHYNSVSHLHKMKKAAIDPSAPARGEAGAPPTTTAATDKPFKCTVCRVSYNQSSTLEIHMRSVLHQTRSRGTKTDSKIEGPERSQEEPKEGETEGEVGTEKKGPDPSGFISGLPFLSPPPPPLDLHRFPAPLFTPPVLPPFPLVPESLLKLQQQQLLLPFYLHDLKVGPKLTLAGPAPVLSLPAATPPPPPPPPKAELAEREWERPPMAKEGNEAGPSSPPHPLPNEAARTAAKALLENFGFELVIQYNEGKQAAPPPPTPPPPEALGGGDKLACGACGKLFSNMLILKTHEEHVHRRFLPFEALSRYAAQFRKSYDSLYPPLAEPPKPPDGSLDSPAPHLGPPFLVPEPEAGGTHAPEERSQAGGHWPIEEEESSRGNLPPLVPAGRRFSRTKFTEFQTQALQSFFETSAYPKDGEVERLASLLGLASRVVVVWFQNARQKARKNACEGGSMPTGGGTGGASGCRRCHAIFSCVFELVRHLKKCYDDQTPEEEEEEAERGEEEEEVEEEVEEEQGLEPPAGPEGPLPEPPDGEELSQAEATKAGGKESEEKATPSPSPAHTCDQCAISFSSQDLLTSHRRLHFLPSLQPSAPPQLLDLPLLVFGERNPLVAATSPMPGPPLKRKHEDGSLSPTGSEAGGGGEGEPPRDKRLRTTILPEQLEILYRWYMQDSNPTRKMLDCISEEVGLKKRVVQVWFQNTRARERKGQFRSTPGGVPSPAVKPPATATPASLPKFNLLLGKVDDGTGREAPKREAPAFPYPTATLASGPLPFLPPGKEATTPTPEPPLPLPPPPPPSEEEGPEEPPKASPESEACSLSAGDLSDSSASSLAEPESPGAGGTSGGPGGGTGVPDGMGQRRYRTQMSSLQLKIMKACYEAYRTPTMQECEVLGEEIGLPKRVIQVWFQNARAKEKKAKLQGAAAGSTGGSSEGPLAAQRTDCPYCDVKYDFYVSCRGHLFSRQHLAKLKEAVRAQLKSESKCYDLAPAPEAPPAPKAPPATTPASVPLGAAPTLPRLAPVLLSGPALAQPPLGNLAPFNSGPAASSGLLSLATSVLPTTTVVQTAGPGRPLPQRPVPDQINTSTAGTTDPVPGPPTEPLGDKVSSERKPIAAPTSSSNDALKNLKALKTTVPALLGGQFLPFPLPPAGGTAPPAVFGPQLQGAYFQQLYGMKKGLFPMNPVIPQTLIGLLPNALLQPPPQPPEPTVTAPPKPPELPTPGEGEAGEVDELLTGSTGISTVDVTHRYLCRQCKMAFDGEAPATAHQRSFCFFGRGSGGSMPPPLRVPICTYHCLACEVLLSGREALASHLRSSAHRRKAAPPQGGPPISITNAATAASAAVAFAKEEARLPHTDSNPKTTTTSTLLAL encoded by the exons ATGGCCACCCTTAACTCAGCCTCTACCACTGGTACCACCCCCTCCCCTGGGCACAATGGCCCATCCCCGCCTTTGGACACCTCCTCCTCCAGCATCCCCTCTGATCCTGTCACCAAAGATCCCCCTGCTGCCCCCTCCACCTCTGAGAACATGAGGTACTCAGAGCCAGGGGGACAGCCCCTGGAGTCAGGCTGTGGCCTCATCCCACCAAAGGAGATTGGGGAGCCCCAGGAAGGGCCTGACTGTGGTCACTTCCCACCAAATGACCCAGGGGTGGAAAAGGacaaggagcaggaggaggaagaagaagggctCCCTCCCATGGACCTGAGCAACCACTTATTCTTCACAGCTGGAGGTGAGGCCTACCTAGTGGCCAAGCTGTCCCTACCAGGTGACAGTGAACTCCTGTTACCAAAGGGCTTCCCCTGGGGTGAGGTGGGCATCAAGGAAGAGCCCAGTCTTCCCTTCCTTGCCTACCCACCCCCTTCACACCTCACTGCCCTTCACATCCAACATGGCTTTGACCCAATCCAAGGCTTTAGCTCTTCTGACCAAATTCTGTCCCATGATACCTCAGCACCATCTCCGGCTGCCTGTGAGGAAAGGCATGGAGCTTTCTGGAGCTATCAGCTGGCTCCAAATCCACCCGGAGATCCCAAAGATGGCCCCATGGGGAACAGCGGGGTCAACCACGTGGCAGTCTTCTGGCTCTGCCTTCTGTGCCGCCTGGGTTTCAGCAAGCCCCAGGCCTTTATGGGTCACACACAGTCTCATGGGGTGAAGTTAACCCCTGCCCAATATCAGGGCCTGTCAGATAGCCCAGCTGTGCTCCAGGAGGGGGATGAAGGCTGCAAGGCCCTCATAAGCTTTCTGGAACCAAAACTCCCTGCTCGCCCCTCTTCCGACATACCCCTTGACAATAGCAGCACAGTGAACATGGAGGCGAATGTGGCCCAGACGGAGGATGGCCCCCCTGAGGCAGAAGTCCAGGCCCTTGTCCTCTTGGATGAAGAAGTCATGGCCCTGAGCCCACCCTCTCCATCCACAGCCACCTGGGACCCCAGCCCAACCCAAGCCAAAGAATCGCCAGTAGCAGCAGGCGAGGCAGGGCCAGATTGGTTCCCTGAGGGGCAAGAAGAGGATGGAGGGCTCTGCCCCCCACTCAACCAAAGCTCACCCACCTCCAAGGAGGGGGGCACTCTCCCTGCCCCAGTGGGCTCCCCCGAAGACCCCAGTGACCCACCCCAGCCCTATCGCCTAGCTGATGACTacaccccagcccctgcagccTTCCAGGGCCTCAGCCTGTCTAGCCACATGTCCCTGCTCCACTCACGCAACTCCTGCAAGACACTCAAGTGTCCCAAGTGCAACTGGCACTACAAGTACCAGCAGACCCTGGATGTGCACATGCGAGAGAAGCACCCTGAGAGCAACAGTCACTGCAGCTACTGCAGTGCTGGGGGCGCCCACCCCCGCCTTGCTCGTGGAGAGAGCTACAACTGTGGCTACAAACCCTACCGCTGCGATGTCTGCAACTACTCTACCACCACCAAAGGCAACCTCAGCATCCATATGCAGTCTGACAAGCACCTGGCCAACCTGCAGGGCTTCCAGGCGGGCCCTGGTGGGCAGGGAAGTCCACCAGAGGCATCACTCACACCCTCCGCGGGAGACAAAGAGCCTAAGACCAAATCATCCTGGCAGTGCAAGGTGTGCAGCTACGAGACGAACATCTCCCGCAACCTGCGCATCCATATGACCTCTGAGAAGCACATGCAGAATGTCCTAATGCTGCACCAGGGGCTGCCGCTGGGCCTGCCACCTGGATTGATGGGGCCAGGCCCTCCTCCCCCACCAGGCGCTACCCCCACTACCCACCCTGAACTCTTCCAGTACTTTGGGCCCCAGGCCCTAGGGCAGCCTCAGACTCCCTTGCCTGGCCCAGGGCTGAGGCCAGACAAGCCCCTGGAAGCCCAGCTGCTTCTCAATGGTTTCCACCACCTTGGAGCACCTGCCCGCAAGTTCCCCACACCCG CCCCTGGAAGCCTATCCCCTGACGCCCACCTGCCTCCAAGTCAGCTTCTGGGTTCCTCATCCGACAGCCTGCCCACCTCACCACCCCCAGATGATAGCCCGTCCCTGAAGGTGTTTCGCTGCCTAGTGTGCCAGGTCTTCAGCACAGACAACCTGGAGCTGCTGCTCTACCACTGCAGCATAGGCCGGAGCCTCCCGGAAGCTGAATGGAAGGAGGTGGCTGGTGACACCCACCGCTGCAAGCTTTGCTGCTATGGCACCCAGCTCAAGGCCAACTTCCAACTCCACCTCAAGACTGACAAACATGCTCAGAAGTACCAGCTGGCAGCCCACCTGCGGGAGGGGGGTGGGGCCATGGGCACCCCTTCCCCAGTGTCCCTGGGAGATGGGGCTCCTTATGGGTCTGTCTCTCCGCTGCACCTGCGCTGCAACATCTGTGACTTTGAGTCCAACAGCAAGGAGAAGATGCAGCTGCATGCCAGGGGTGCAGCCCACGAAGAAAACAGCCAAATATACAAG TTTCTGCTGGAAATGGAGggagcagaggcaggggcagagctggggctaTACCACTGCCTGTTGTGTGCGTGGGAGACACCCTCCCGCTTGGCTGTGCTGCAACACCTGCGCGCACCTGCCCACCGTGATGCCCAGGCCCAGAGGCGTCTGCAGCTGCTACAGAATGGCCCAGCTGCTGAGGAAGGACTCGCAGCTCTTCAGAGCATCCTAAGCTTCAGCCACGGACAGCTCCGGACTCCCG GGAAGGCTCCTGTCACCCCCTTAGCTGAGCCACCTACCCCTGAGAAAGATGCCCAGAACAAGACAGAACAATTGG CTtcagaagagacagaaaacaagacTGGCCCTTCCAGAGACAGTGCCAACCAGACCACG GTATACTGCTGTCCATACTGCAGCTTCCTGAGCCCAGAGTCCAGCCAGGTGAGGGCTCATACACTCTCCCAGCATGCGGTGCAGCCCAAGTACAGATGCCCACTGTGCCAGGAACAGCTGGTGGGCCGGCCTGCCCTGCACTTCCACCTTAGCCACCTTCACAACGTGGTGCCCGAGTGCGTTGAGAAGCTGCTGCTTGTA GCTACAACTGTAGAAATGACATTTACAACCAAAGTGCTGTCTGGACCCACATTAAGCCCTCTGGACGATGGCCAAGAACCCCCAACTCATGGGCCAGAGCCTACACCCAGCAGAGACCAGACAGCAG AAGGCCCTAACCTGACCCCAGAAGCCAGTCCAGATCCTCTTCCTGAGCCTCCCTTGGCCTCAGTTGAGGCCCCAGACAAACCCTTGGGAAGTCCTGGTCAACCCCCTTCTCCAGCCCCATCTCCAGTCTCTCAGCCTGATGCGCAAGCTGAAGACATAGCTCCTCCGCCTACcatggctgaggaggaagaggggaccACTGGGGAGCTCCGCTCTGCAGAGCCAGCTCCAGCTGACTCTCGCCACCCTCTGACCTATCGGAAAACCACCAACTTTGCCCTGGACAAGTTTCTGGACCCTGCCCGGCCCTATAAGTGCACTGTGTGTAAGGAGTCCTTCACCCAGAAGAATATTCTATTGGTTCATTATAATTCTGTCTCCCACCTGCATAAGATGAAGAAGGCTGCCATTGACCCCTCTGCCCCTGCCCGGGGAGAGGCTGGTGCCCCACCTACCACCACTGCTGCCACAGACAAGCCCTTTAAGTGCACAGTCTGCCGAGTCTCCTACAACCAGAGCTCCACCCTGGAGATCCATATGCGGTCAGTTCTGCATCAGACTCGCTCTCGGGGAACCAAGACTGATTCCAAGATTGAAGGGCCAGAACGCAGCCAAGAAGAGCCCAAGGAAGGCGAGACAGAGGGGGAGGTGGGCACTGAGAAGAAGGGCCCTGACCCCAGTGGCTTCATATCTGGATTGCCTTTcctgtcccctcccccacctcccttgGACCTGCATCGATTCCCAGCCCCTCTCTTCACCCCACCAGTCCTGCCCCCCTTCCCTCTGGTGCCCGAATCACTGCTTAAgctccagcagcagcagctgctccTGCCCTTCTACCTCCATGATCTCAAGGTGGGGCCCAAGCTGACACTAGCTGGGCCTGCACCTGTGCTGTCCCTGCCAGCTGccacccctcctcctccacccccacctcccaaggCTGAGCTGGCTGAGCGGGAGTGGGAGCGGCCCCCCATGGCCAAAGAGGGCAATGAGGCAGGGCCTTCCTCACCCCCCCACCCATTGCCCAACGAGGCTGCCCGCACTGCAGCCAAAGCCCTTCTAGAAAACTTTGGCTTTGAGCTGGTGATCCAGTACAATGAAGGGAAGCAAGCTGcgccccctccccctaccccacccccacctgagGCCCTCGGGGGTGGGGACAAGCTGGCCTGTGGGGCCTGTGGGAAACTCTTCTCCAATATGCTTATCCTCAAGACACATGAGGAACATGTCCACCGCCGCTTTCTGCCCTTTGAAGCTCTGAGCCGTTATGCTGCTCAGTTTCGAAAGAGCTATGACAGCCTATACCCGCCCCTTGCAGAGCCCCCCAAACCTCCTGATGGGTCTCTGGATTCACCTGCTCCCCATCTGGGCCCACCCTTCCTGGTcccagagcctgaggcaggggggACCCATGCCCCTGAAGAGCGAAGTCAAGCAGGGGGACACTGGCCCATAGAGGAGGAAGAAAGCTCCAGAGGGAATCTTCCTCCCCTGGTGCCTGCCGGCCGCCGGTTCTCCAGAACCAAGTTCACAGAGTTCCAGACCCAAGCCCTGCAGTCTTTCTTTGAGACTAGTGCCTACCCCAAAGACGGAGAGGTGGAGCGACTCGCAAGTCTGTTGGGTCTCGCTAGCCGTGTGGTGGTGGTGTGGTTCCAGAATGCCCGCCAGAAAGCACGCAAAAATGCCTGTGAGGGTGGGTCCATGCCAACCGGAGGAGGCACTGGGGGAGCCTCCGGCTGCAGGCGTTGCCACGccattttctcctgtgtttttgAGTTGGTGCGCCACCTCAAGAAGTGCTATGATGACCAGACccctgaagaggaggaggaagaggcagagagaggggaagaggaggaagaggtggaagAAGAAGTAGAGGAGGAACAGGGCCTTGAACCCCCTGCAGGGCCTGAGGGTCCATTACCAGAGCCTCCAGATGGGGAGGAGCTGAGCCAAGCAGAGGCAACAAAGGCAGGAGGCAAAGAGTCTGAAGAGAAGGCTACTCCATCACCTTCCCCAGCCCACACCTGTGACCAGTGTGCCATTTCTTTCTCCAGTCAGGACCTCCTGACCAGTCACCGCCGACTACATTTCCTGCCATCTCTGCAGCCCAGTGCTCCTCCCCAACTCCTAGATCTGCCCTTGCTGGTGTTTGGGGAAAGAAACCCCCTGGTGGCAGCCACCTCACCAATGCCAGGGCCACCTCTCAAACGGAAGCATGAGGATGGCAGCTTGTCCCCCACAGGCAGTGAagcagggggaggaggggagggcgAGCCCCCCAGGGACAAGCGCCTGCGTACCACCATCTTGCCTGAGCAGCTTGAGATCCTGTACCGTTGGTACATGCAGGATTCCAACCCAACACGCAAGATGCTCGACTGCATCTCCGAGGAGGTGGGGCTCAAAAAGCGAGTGGTACAGGTCTGGTTCCAGAATACCAGGGCCCGGGAGAGGAAAGGCCAGTTTCGAAGCACCCCTGGGGGAGTGCCTAGTCCAGCAGTGAAACCGCCTGCCACAGCCACCCCTGCATCCTTGCCCAAGTTCAACCTCTTATTAGGCAAGGTAGATGATGGCACTGGAAGGGAGGCCCCAAAGAGGGAAGCACCTGCTTTTCCCTACCCCACTGCCACCCTTGCTTCTGGGCCCCTGCCTTTCCTACCACCTGGGAAAGAGGCCACCACCCCAACACCAGAGCCACCTCTacctctcccacctccccctccACCCAGTGAGGAAGAGGGCCCGGAGGAACCACCTAAAGCTTCTCCAGAGAGTGAGGCTTGCAGTCTGTCTGCAGGAGATCTGAGTGATTCATCTGCTTCCAGCCTAGCTGAACCAGAATCCCCTGGGGCTGGAGGGACCAGTGGGGGACCTGGAGGTGGGACTGGTGTTCCAGACGGAATGGGGCAGCGGCGCTACAGGACCCAGATGAGCAGCCTGCAGCTGAAGATCATGAAAGCCTGCTATGAAGCTTACCGCACCCCTACCATGCAGGAGTGTGAGGTTCTGGGAGAGGAGATTGGGCTGCCCAAGAGAGTCATCCAGGTCTGGTTCCAGAATGCTCGTGCCAAGGAAAAGAAGGCCAAACTACAGGGGGCAGCCGCTGGGAGCACTGGAGGCAGCAGTGAGGGCCCCTTAGCAGCCCAGCGCACTGACTGCCCCTATTGTGATGTCAAGTATGATTTCTATGTCTCCTGCCGAGGCCATCTCTTTTCCCGTCAGCACCTGGCCAAGCTCAAGGAGGCAGTCCGAGCCCAGCTGAAGAGTGAAAGCAAGTGCTACGACTTGGCCCCGGCACCTGAGGCTCCCCCAGCTCCCAAGGCCCCACCTGCGACCACACCTGCCTCCGTGCCCCTTGGGGCTGCCCCAACCTTGCCTCGCCTGGCCCCGGTCCTCTTGTCTGGTCCAGCTCTGGCTCAGCCCCCGCTGGGCAACTTAGCTCCTTTCAATTCAG GCCCAGCAGCCTCCTCAGGCCTCCTCAGCCTCGCCACTTCGGTCCTGCCTACCACCACAGTGGTCCAGACTGCTGGCCCAGGCCGCCCCTTACCTCAGAGACCCGTGCCCGACCAAATCAACACCTCCACAGCAGGCACCACTGACCCTGTCCCGGGCCCTCCTACTGAGCCCTTGGGGGACAAGGTCTCCAGTGAGCGAAAGCCAATTGCAGCCCCCACCAGCTCCTCCAATGATGCCCTCAAGAACCTCAAAGCATTGAAGACCACTGTCCCAGCCCTGTTAGGGGGTCAGTTCCTGCCCTTTCCATTGCCCCCTGCTGGGGGAACAGCACCGCCAGCTGTCTTTGGTCCCCAGCTACAGGGAGCCTACTTCCAACAGCTCTACGGCATGAAGAAGGGGCTATTTCCCATGAACCCCGTGATACCTCAGACCCTCATTGGGCTGCTACCGAATGCCCTCCTCCAGCcgccacctcagccccctgagccCACAGTCACAGCACCTCCAAAGCCTCCTGAACTGCCCACTCCAGGGGAGGGGGAGGCTGGTGAGGTTGATGAGCTGCTGACAGGCAGCACTGGCATCTCCACCGTGGATGTAACTCATCGCTACCTTTGCCGCCAGTGCAAGATGGCATTTGACGGGGAGGCCCCAGCTACTGCCCACCAGAGATCCTTCTGCTTCTTTGGGCGGGGCTCTGGGGGCTCCATGCCACCCCCATTGCGGGTGCCCATCTGCACCTACCACTGCCTGGCATGTGAGGTGCTGCTGAGTGGGCGTGAAGCCCTGGCCTCCCACCTGCGCTCCTCGGCCCACAGGCGCAAGGCAGCCCCACCTCAAGGGGGCCCACCCATCTCCATCACCAACGCCGCCACTGCTGCCTCGGCTGCTGTGGCTTTTGCCAAAGAGGAAGCAAGATTACCTCACACGGACTCCAACCCAAAAACTACTACTACCTCTACACTTCTAGCTTTATAA